A single Rubrivivax gelatinosus IL144 DNA region contains:
- a CDS encoding ABC transporter ATP-binding protein, translated as MNLIAADVGARLGAREVLSGVSCVLETGWTTIVGPNGAGKSTLLRVLAGLLPYQRGTVELDGRPLADWAPRERAVRVAWLAQAGEASADLTVRDTVMLGRLPHLGLLGTAGARDDAAVDAAMDATECRDWQYRRLQQLSGGERQRVLLARALATEAPVLLLDEPTTHLDAPHQVALAKLFRRLGTTHTVVSVLHDLPLALHADRLLVLCGGRVLAHGSHDDPVVHAALVDAFGGAVRIDRSGARAMALPDLG; from the coding sequence ATGAACCTGATCGCCGCCGACGTCGGCGCGCGCCTGGGCGCACGCGAGGTGCTCTCGGGCGTGAGCTGCGTGCTCGAGACCGGCTGGACGACCATCGTCGGCCCCAACGGCGCCGGCAAGTCGACGCTGCTGCGTGTGCTGGCCGGGCTGCTGCCCTACCAGCGCGGCACGGTCGAACTCGACGGCCGGCCGCTGGCCGACTGGGCGCCGCGCGAGCGCGCCGTGCGCGTGGCCTGGCTGGCGCAGGCCGGCGAAGCGAGCGCCGATCTGACGGTGCGCGACACGGTGATGCTCGGCCGCCTGCCGCACCTGGGGCTGCTGGGCACCGCCGGCGCGCGCGACGACGCCGCGGTCGACGCGGCGATGGACGCCACCGAGTGCCGCGACTGGCAGTACCGGCGGCTGCAGCAGCTGTCCGGCGGCGAGCGCCAGCGCGTGCTGCTGGCGCGGGCGCTGGCCACCGAAGCGCCGGTGCTGCTGCTCGACGAACCGACGACGCACCTTGACGCGCCGCACCAGGTGGCGCTGGCAAAGTTGTTCCGCCGGCTCGGAACTACGCACACGGTGGTCTCCGTGCTGCATGATCTGCCGTTGGCGCTGCACGCCGATCGGCTGCTGGTGCTGTGCGGCGGGCGCGTGCTCGCCCACGGCAGCCACGATGATCCGGTCGTGCACGCCGCACTCGTCGACGCCTTCGGCGGCGCGGTGCGCATCGACCGCAGCGGCGCCCGGGCCATGGCGCTGCCAGATCTGGGATAA
- a CDS encoding cobyric acid synthase, with translation MEKKARALIVWGTTSGAGKSWLATALCRWAARRGVDVAPFKAQNMSNNARVVPALDGGWGEIGAAQYFQALASGLAPSVEHNPVLLKPERDTASQVLLHGRVEPGLSRAGWRERSELLAATARDSLERLQRRHELLIIEGAGSPAEINLAPHDYVNLQTARWAEARALLVSDIDRGGSFAHLYGTWALLPDDLKPQLQGFVLNRFRGDPALLAPAPQQLEERTGVPTLAVVPMWRDHGLPEEDGMLDEAPIGRGPARRRIAIVAYPHISNLDEFQPLARVEGLRLIWARDAAALEGVDCIILPGSKQVSGDLAWLRARGLDAAIARHAAAGGPVIGVCGGLQMLGQTLADPEGHDGDVGFSAPGLGLLPLATGFVADKHVQPARVCFGATDGAWHALSGVEAAGYEIHCGRTVALSDAARPVLHDPAGLVIGWQRGNVLGVYAHGLFESPNVLHALYGDTVPTLQSVFEGLADHVEAAFTPGTLERLLLA, from the coding sequence ATGGAAAAGAAGGCTAGGGCGCTGATCGTCTGGGGTACGACGAGCGGCGCCGGGAAAAGCTGGCTGGCCACCGCTTTGTGCCGTTGGGCTGCGCGCCGCGGCGTCGACGTCGCGCCGTTCAAGGCGCAGAACATGAGCAACAACGCCCGAGTCGTGCCGGCGCTGGACGGTGGCTGGGGCGAGATCGGCGCGGCGCAGTACTTCCAGGCGCTGGCCTCGGGGCTGGCGCCGTCGGTCGAGCACAACCCGGTGCTGCTCAAGCCCGAGCGCGACACCGCCAGCCAGGTGCTGCTGCACGGGCGTGTCGAACCGGGGCTGTCGCGTGCCGGCTGGCGCGAGCGCAGCGAGCTGCTGGCCGCCACCGCGCGCGACAGCCTGGAGCGGCTGCAGCGCCGCCACGAGCTGCTGATCATCGAAGGCGCCGGCTCGCCGGCCGAGATCAACCTCGCGCCGCACGACTACGTCAATCTGCAGACCGCACGCTGGGCCGAGGCCCGGGCGCTCCTCGTCAGCGACATCGACCGCGGCGGCTCCTTCGCCCACCTGTACGGCACCTGGGCGCTGCTGCCCGACGACCTGAAACCGCAGCTGCAGGGCTTCGTGCTGAACCGCTTCCGCGGCGACCCGGCGCTGCTGGCGCCGGCGCCGCAGCAGCTGGAAGAGCGCACCGGCGTGCCGACGCTGGCCGTCGTGCCGATGTGGCGCGACCACGGACTGCCCGAGGAAGACGGCATGCTCGACGAAGCGCCGATCGGCCGCGGCCCGGCGCGCCGGCGCATCGCCATCGTCGCCTACCCGCACATCAGCAACCTCGACGAGTTCCAGCCGCTGGCGCGCGTCGAGGGCCTGCGCCTGATCTGGGCGCGCGACGCGGCGGCGCTCGAAGGCGTGGACTGCATCATCCTGCCCGGCTCCAAGCAGGTCAGCGGCGACCTCGCCTGGCTGCGCGCCCGCGGCCTGGACGCGGCCATCGCCCGCCACGCCGCCGCCGGCGGCCCGGTGATCGGCGTCTGCGGCGGGTTGCAGATGCTGGGCCAGACGCTGGCCGACCCCGAGGGCCACGACGGCGACGTCGGCTTCTCGGCGCCCGGCCTGGGTCTGCTGCCGCTGGCCACCGGCTTCGTCGCCGACAAGCACGTGCAGCCGGCGCGCGTGTGTTTCGGCGCCACCGACGGCGCCTGGCACGCGCTGTCCGGCGTCGAGGCCGCCGGCTACGAGATTCACTGCGGCCGCACCGTGGCGCTGTCCGACGCCGCGCGGCCGGTGCTGCACGACCCCGCCGGCCTGGTGATCGGCTGGCAGCGCGGCAACGTGCTGGGCGTCTACGCCCACGGCCTGTTCGAGTCGCCGAACGTGCTCCACGCGCTGTACGGCGACACCGTGCCGACGCTGCAGAGCGTCTTCGAAGGCCTGGCCGACCACGTCGAGGCGGCGTTCACGCCCGGCACGCTGGAGCGCCTGCTGCTCGCTTGA
- the cobT gene encoding nicotinate-nucleotide--dimethylbenzimidazole phosphoribosyltransferase — translation MNFSVPDFQDPQLAARVQHRLDQKTKPQGSLGRIEAVALQMALVQGRENPRLDAPQMVIFAGDHGIAAQGVSAFPQEVTVQMVHNMLAGGAAISVLARQHGLALTVLDCGVKEDFAPAPGLVAAKCCRGSADSTQTQALSDAECEAAIANGAAFVRDLPGNVLMLGEMGIANTSPAALLMARLTGLSIEQCAGRGTGLDPAGVAHKAAVLQRALDRHPDAKTPMAALAALGGPEIATMVGAVLQAAALRRLIVVDGFITTSAVAVAAAIEPRVLGACVFSHGSAENGHGRWLSLLGVRPLVDLGLRLGEGSGAALAWPLIKSAELILAEMASFESAQVSSAA, via the coding sequence ATGAACTTCTCCGTCCCCGACTTCCAAGACCCCCAACTCGCCGCGCGCGTGCAGCACCGGCTCGACCAGAAGACCAAGCCGCAGGGCTCGCTCGGCCGCATCGAGGCCGTCGCGCTGCAGATGGCGCTGGTGCAGGGGCGCGAGAACCCGCGGCTCGACGCGCCGCAGATGGTCATCTTCGCCGGTGACCACGGCATCGCCGCGCAAGGCGTCTCGGCCTTCCCGCAGGAAGTGACGGTGCAGATGGTGCACAACATGCTGGCCGGCGGCGCCGCGATCTCGGTGCTGGCGCGCCAGCACGGCCTGGCGCTGACGGTGCTGGACTGCGGCGTGAAGGAAGACTTCGCGCCGGCGCCCGGCCTGGTCGCCGCCAAGTGCTGCCGCGGCAGCGCCGACAGCACGCAGACCCAGGCCCTCAGCGACGCCGAGTGCGAAGCCGCGATCGCCAACGGCGCGGCCTTCGTGCGCGACCTGCCGGGCAACGTGCTGATGCTCGGCGAGATGGGCATCGCCAACACCTCGCCGGCGGCGCTGCTGATGGCGCGCCTGACCGGGCTGTCGATCGAGCAGTGCGCCGGCCGCGGCACCGGCCTGGACCCGGCCGGCGTCGCCCACAAGGCGGCCGTGCTGCAGCGCGCGCTGGACCGCCACCCCGACGCGAAGACGCCGATGGCGGCGCTGGCCGCGCTCGGCGGCCCGGAGATCGCGACCATGGTCGGCGCCGTGCTGCAGGCCGCGGCGCTGCGCCGCCTGATCGTCGTCGACGGCTTCATCACCACCTCGGCGGTGGCGGTGGCCGCGGCGATCGAGCCGCGCGTGCTCGGCGCCTGCGTGTTCTCGCACGGCTCTGCCGAGAACGGCCACGGCCGCTGGCTGTCGCTGCTGGGCGTGCGCCCGCTCGTCGACCTGGGCCTGCGCCTGGGCGAAGGCTCGGGCGCGGCGCTGGCCTGGCCGCTGATCAAGTCGGCCGAGCTGATCCTGGCCGAGATGGCGAGCTTCGAGTCGGCGCAGGTCAGCAGTGCTGCATGA
- a CDS encoding adenosylcobinamide-GDP ribazoletransferase: protein MLHELRLFFVALQFMTRVPVPAWVGWRPELMHASSRYYPAVGLVVGGFGAAVLWFAAPLWPAPVAVGLSMAATVWMTGAFHEDGLADTFDALGGAVSREKALTIMKDSRIGSYGACGLVAVLGLKAAALHGLATRDFLATLAILPLAHAWSRAVPVLMLRLLSYAGDLEHAKSKPLAQKASVGTLAVVVGWCAAAGAAAVLWRLDLAHTTLAALVVGAVTLWMARWLARRLGGYTGDTLGAAQQFAELGVYLTFLAGMQHG, encoded by the coding sequence GTGCTGCATGAGCTGAGGCTGTTCTTCGTCGCGCTTCAGTTCATGACGCGCGTGCCGGTGCCGGCCTGGGTGGGCTGGCGGCCGGAGCTGATGCACGCCAGCTCGCGCTACTACCCGGCCGTCGGCCTGGTGGTCGGCGGCTTCGGCGCCGCGGTGCTGTGGTTCGCGGCACCGCTGTGGCCGGCGCCGGTGGCCGTCGGGCTGTCGATGGCGGCCACGGTCTGGATGACCGGCGCCTTCCACGAGGACGGCCTGGCCGACACCTTCGACGCGCTGGGCGGCGCGGTGAGCCGCGAGAAGGCGCTCACGATCATGAAGGACTCGCGCATCGGCAGCTACGGCGCCTGCGGGCTGGTGGCCGTGCTCGGCCTGAAGGCCGCGGCGCTGCACGGGCTGGCGACACGCGACTTCCTCGCCACGCTGGCCATCCTGCCGCTGGCGCACGCCTGGTCGCGTGCGGTGCCGGTGCTGATGCTGCGCCTGCTCAGCTACGCCGGCGACCTGGAGCACGCCAAGTCCAAGCCGCTGGCGCAGAAGGCGAGCGTGGGCACGCTGGCGGTCGTCGTCGGCTGGTGCGCGGCGGCGGGCGCCGCGGCGGTGCTGTGGCGGCTGGACCTGGCGCACACGACGCTGGCGGCGCTGGTCGTCGGCGCGGTGACGCTGTGGATGGCGCGCTGGCTGGCGCGCCGGCTGGGCGGCTACACCGGCGACACGCTGGGCGCGGCGCAGCAGTTCGCCGAACTCGGCGTCTACCTCACCTTCCTGGCGGGCATGCAGCATGGCTGA
- a CDS encoding histidine phosphatase family protein, with translation MAELWAWRHPRVAGAAGRCLGRTDLPVDRRRAKRLAHRIRAAARRNGLPRAVTVSPLARCREVGRWLARWGWRVEVDAGLAELDFGAWDGRRWSDIDWAEVEAWQNDLWRYAPGGGETLEALTARVHGWAGAVQGVRLAVGHAGWLNALRAVPRGATDFAARDWPTPPRHGECVVWRG, from the coding sequence ATGGCTGAACTCTGGGCCTGGCGACATCCGCGTGTGGCCGGCGCCGCCGGCCGCTGTCTGGGCCGCACCGACCTGCCGGTCGACCGGCGCCGCGCCAAGCGCCTGGCGCACCGCATCCGCGCCGCGGCGCGCCGTAACGGCCTGCCGCGGGCGGTGACGGTGTCGCCGCTGGCGCGCTGCCGCGAGGTCGGCCGCTGGCTGGCGCGCTGGGGCTGGCGGGTCGAGGTCGACGCCGGCCTCGCCGAACTCGACTTCGGCGCCTGGGACGGACGTCGCTGGAGCGACATCGACTGGGCCGAGGTCGAGGCCTGGCAGAACGACCTCTGGCGCTACGCGCCGGGCGGCGGCGAGACGCTGGAGGCGCTGACGGCGCGGGTGCACGGCTGGGCCGGCGCGGTGCAGGGCGTGCGCCTGGCCGTCGGCCACGCCGGCTGGCTGAACGCGCTGCGCGCCGTGCCGCGTGGTGCGACCGACTTTGCCGCGCGCGACTGGCCGACACCGCCGCGCCACGGCGAGTGCGTCGTCTGGCGCGGCTGA
- a CDS encoding PPC domain-containing DNA-binding protein: protein MKTLPLRLAPGADLRRALEAALAEHGAEAGFVLQGIGSLQPAVLRLAGAETTVAPEGSVELLTLAGSVAPGASHLHASVSDAAGRVLGGHLGYGAIVLTTAEVLLVLLPDWAFSREPDTATGYAELVVRRR from the coding sequence ATGAAGACGCTGCCGCTGCGGCTGGCGCCCGGCGCCGACCTGCGGCGTGCGCTGGAAGCGGCGCTGGCCGAACACGGCGCCGAGGCCGGCTTCGTGCTGCAAGGCATCGGCAGCCTGCAGCCGGCCGTGCTGCGGCTGGCCGGCGCCGAGACGACGGTGGCGCCCGAAGGCAGCGTCGAGCTGCTGACGCTGGCCGGCAGCGTGGCGCCCGGGGCGTCGCACCTGCATGCCAGCGTCTCCGACGCGGCGGGCCGCGTGCTCGGCGGCCATCTGGGCTACGGCGCTATCGTGCTGACGACGGCCGAAGTGCTGCTCGTGTTGTTGCCCGACTGGGCTTTCTCGCGCGAGCCCGACACGGCGACGGGGTACGCGGAACTGGTGGTGCGGCGGCGCTGA
- a CDS encoding alpha/beta fold hydrolase has protein sequence MATEHSPIVFSHANGFPAGSYGVLFAHWRAAGHEVLALPKVGHDPRYPVTGNWPHIARQLLDFVDQAAPGRRVHFVGHSLGGYLSLMAACRRPEIAASVVMLDSPVLAGWRAHSVQVAKATRLIGRISPGKVSKARRQHWPSAEAALEHFAKKAVFARWDPRVLADYIAHGTEPDPTGGVRLAFHRDVETRFYNTLPHHLGELVHRHPPRCPVAFIGGTQSAEVRQVGLAATRAITRGQVEWIAGTHLIPMEQPLAVADAVLARLAAAEAA, from the coding sequence ATGGCCACGGAGCATTCCCCCATCGTCTTCTCGCACGCCAACGGCTTTCCGGCCGGCAGCTACGGCGTGCTGTTCGCGCACTGGCGCGCCGCCGGGCACGAGGTGCTGGCGCTGCCCAAGGTCGGCCACGACCCGCGCTACCCCGTCACCGGCAACTGGCCGCACATCGCGCGCCAGCTGCTGGACTTCGTCGACCAGGCGGCGCCGGGCCGGCGCGTGCACTTCGTCGGCCACTCGCTGGGCGGCTACCTGAGCCTGATGGCGGCCTGCCGGCGGCCCGAGATCGCCGCCTCGGTCGTGATGCTCGATTCGCCGGTGCTCGCCGGCTGGCGTGCGCACAGCGTGCAGGTGGCCAAGGCGACCCGGCTGATCGGCCGCATCTCGCCGGGCAAGGTGTCCAAGGCGAGGCGCCAGCACTGGCCCTCGGCCGAGGCGGCGCTGGAGCACTTCGCGAAGAAGGCGGTGTTCGCACGCTGGGACCCGCGCGTGCTGGCCGACTACATCGCCCACGGCACCGAGCCTGACCCGACCGGCGGCGTGCGTCTGGCCTTCCACCGCGACGTCGAGACGCGCTTCTACAACACGCTGCCGCACCACCTGGGCGAGCTGGTGCACCGGCATCCGCCGCGCTGCCCGGTGGCCTTCATCGGCGGCACGCAGTCGGCCGAGGTGCGCCAGGTCGGCTTGGCGGCCACCCGCGCGATCACGCGCGGCCAGGTCGAGTGGATCGCCGGCACGCACCTGATCCCGATGGAGCAGCCACTGGCGGTGGCCGACGCGGTGCTGGCGCGCCTGGCGGCGGCCGAAGCGGCATGA
- a CDS encoding proteasome-type protease, protein MTYCVGIRLEAGLVFLSDSRTNAGLDQISTYRKMMIYERPGDRFMVMLSAGNLSISQSVREILQVEKLDNGDEEPLTIWNARSMFDATRVLGAAVRRVYQQDGPSLKAAGVDFNTSMIFGGQIRGEAMRMFLVYSAGNFIEATRETCFFQIGESKYGKPILDRVLTPSTPLDEAAKCALVSMDSTLKSNLSVGLPLDLMVYRAGALSSGDHVCIDEQNPYFRMIRSTWGQRLREVFESIDDPRWDGGDTAHPLLSRHSRYEPMRKITHPGERIV, encoded by the coding sequence ATGACTTACTGCGTCGGCATCCGGCTCGAAGCCGGGCTCGTCTTCCTCTCCGACTCGCGCACCAACGCGGGCCTCGACCAGATCAGCACCTATCGCAAGATGATGATCTACGAGCGCCCCGGCGACCGCTTCATGGTGATGCTGTCGGCCGGCAACCTGAGCATCAGCCAGAGCGTGCGCGAGATCCTGCAGGTCGAGAAGCTGGACAACGGCGACGAGGAACCGCTGACGATCTGGAACGCGCGCAGCATGTTCGACGCCACGCGCGTGCTCGGCGCCGCGGTGCGCCGTGTCTACCAGCAGGACGGCCCGTCGCTGAAGGCTGCCGGCGTCGACTTCAACACCAGCATGATCTTCGGCGGCCAGATCCGCGGCGAGGCGATGCGCATGTTCCTGGTCTATTCGGCCGGCAACTTCATCGAGGCCACGCGCGAGACCTGCTTCTTCCAGATCGGCGAGAGCAAGTACGGCAAGCCCATCCTCGACCGCGTGCTGACGCCGTCCACACCGCTGGACGAAGCCGCCAAGTGCGCGCTGGTGTCGATGGACTCGACGCTGAAGTCCAACCTCTCGGTCGGCCTGCCGCTGGACCTGATGGTCTACCGCGCCGGCGCGCTGTCCTCGGGCGACCACGTCTGCATCGACGAGCAGAACCCGTACTTCCGCATGATCCGCAGCACCTGGGGCCAGCGCCTGCGCGAAGTCTTCGAGTCGATCGACGACCCGCGCTGGGACGGCGGCGACACCGCTCACCCGCTGCTGTCGCGCCATTCGCGCTACGAGCCGATGCGGAAAATCACGCACCCTGGAGAGAGGATCGTCTGA
- the mutS gene encoding DNA mismatch repair protein MutS has product MTDASPPLRRPDALDDAALAAHTPMMAQYLRIKAEFPDTLVFYRMGDFYELFYDDARKANRLLDITLTTRGQSAGEPVVMAGVPVHSVDAYLARLLKLGEAVAIAEQVGEVGAAKGPVERKVVRVVTPGTVTDSELLAERSDTLLLAVHRQRNSWGLAWLGLASGELGLTECAERELAGWLARLQPAELLHDGSGELPAALAQAPCARTARPAWQFESALGERKLREQLQVATLAGFGAQELKVAHAAAAALLSFAEHTQGRALAHLRSVAVPRSSELIELPPATHRNLELVQTLRGEDSPTLLSLLDTCRTGMGSRRLRHWLTHPQRDRSEARARHEAIACLMDRSFEPLRDALRGVSDVERITARIALRQVRPRELSGLRATLLGLPALRGAVPAGAPLLAEFDAALAPDDGIANVLSAIAEEPAVMLRDGGVIAAGVDAELDELRAISQNCDAFLLDLEARERARTGIGNLRVQFNKVHGFYIEVTSSGRDKVPADYQRRQTLKNAERYITPELKAFEDKALSAQERALAREKWLYEQVLDALQPLLPPLTALARALASLDALATLAERAAALGWCRPEFVPYPCIEIEAGRHPVVEARLRETGAGPFIANHCRLDAKTKLLVITGPNMGGKSTFMRQVALIVLLAAMGSYVPATACRLGPVDAIHTRIGAADDLANAQSTFMLEMTEAAAIVHTATEHSLVLMDEIGRGTSTFDGLALAAAIASQLHDRNRSFTLFATHYFELTEFPAEHERALNLHVGAVESGHDIVFLHQIEPGPASRSYGVQVARLAGMPAAVIRQARATLEALEAKAQAGHAQVDLFAPPPAAAAPEPSAVEAALAGIDPDRLAPREALDALYKLKALLG; this is encoded by the coding sequence ATGACCGACGCTTCCCCGCCGCTGCGCCGCCCCGACGCGCTCGACGACGCGGCCCTGGCCGCGCACACGCCGATGATGGCGCAGTACCTGCGCATCAAAGCGGAGTTCCCCGACACGCTCGTCTTCTACCGGATGGGCGATTTCTACGAGCTCTTCTACGACGACGCGCGCAAGGCCAACCGGCTGCTGGACATCACGCTGACGACACGCGGCCAGAGCGCCGGCGAGCCGGTGGTGATGGCCGGCGTGCCGGTGCATTCGGTCGACGCCTACCTCGCGCGCCTGCTGAAGCTGGGTGAGGCGGTAGCGATCGCCGAGCAGGTCGGCGAGGTCGGCGCCGCCAAGGGCCCGGTCGAACGCAAGGTGGTGCGCGTCGTCACGCCGGGCACGGTGACCGACAGCGAGCTGCTGGCCGAACGCAGCGACACGCTGCTGCTGGCCGTGCACCGCCAGCGCAACAGCTGGGGCCTGGCCTGGCTGGGCCTGGCCAGCGGCGAGCTCGGGCTCACCGAATGCGCCGAACGTGAACTCGCCGGCTGGCTGGCGCGGCTGCAGCCGGCCGAGCTGCTGCACGACGGCAGCGGCGAGCTGCCGGCGGCGCTGGCCCAGGCGCCCTGCGCACGCACGGCGCGCCCGGCCTGGCAGTTCGAGTCGGCTTTGGGCGAACGCAAGCTGCGCGAGCAGCTGCAGGTCGCGACGCTGGCCGGCTTCGGCGCCCAGGAACTGAAGGTCGCGCATGCCGCCGCCGCGGCGCTGCTGAGTTTTGCCGAACACACCCAGGGGCGCGCGCTGGCGCATCTGCGCAGCGTCGCCGTGCCGCGCTCCAGCGAGCTGATCGAGCTGCCGCCGGCCACGCACCGCAACCTCGAGCTGGTGCAGACGCTGCGCGGCGAGGACAGCCCGACGCTGCTGTCGCTGCTGGACACCTGCCGCACCGGCATGGGCAGCCGCCGACTGCGCCACTGGCTGACGCATCCGCAGCGCGACCGCAGCGAGGCGCGCGCGCGCCACGAAGCCATCGCCTGCCTGATGGACCGGAGCTTCGAGCCGCTGCGCGACGCGCTGCGCGGCGTCAGCGACGTCGAGCGCATCACCGCGCGCATCGCGCTGCGCCAGGTGCGCCCGCGCGAGCTGTCGGGCCTGCGCGCGACGCTGCTGGGCCTGCCGGCGCTGCGCGGCGCGGTGCCGGCCGGCGCGCCGCTGCTCGCCGAGTTCGACGCCGCGCTGGCGCCCGACGACGGCATCGCCAACGTGCTGTCGGCCATCGCCGAGGAGCCGGCGGTGATGCTGCGCGACGGCGGCGTCATCGCCGCCGGCGTCGACGCCGAGCTCGACGAGCTGCGCGCGATCAGCCAGAACTGCGACGCCTTCCTGCTCGACCTGGAAGCGCGCGAACGCGCCCGCACCGGCATCGGCAACCTGCGCGTGCAGTTCAACAAGGTGCACGGCTTCTACATCGAGGTCACGAGTTCCGGCCGCGACAAGGTGCCGGCCGACTACCAGCGCCGCCAGACGCTGAAGAACGCCGAGCGCTACATCACGCCCGAGCTGAAGGCCTTCGAGGACAAGGCGCTGTCGGCGCAGGAACGTGCGCTGGCGCGCGAGAAGTGGCTCTACGAGCAGGTGCTCGACGCGCTGCAGCCGCTGCTGCCGCCGCTGACCGCGCTGGCGCGCGCGCTGGCCTCGCTGGACGCGCTGGCGACGCTGGCCGAACGTGCCGCGGCGCTGGGCTGGTGCCGGCCGGAGTTCGTGCCCTACCCCTGCATCGAGATCGAGGCCGGCCGCCATCCGGTCGTCGAGGCGCGGCTGCGCGAGACCGGCGCCGGGCCTTTCATCGCCAACCACTGCCGGCTCGACGCGAAGACCAAGCTGCTGGTCATCACCGGCCCCAACATGGGCGGCAAGAGCACCTTCATGCGCCAGGTGGCGCTGATCGTGCTGCTGGCGGCGATGGGCTCGTACGTGCCGGCCACGGCCTGCCGGCTGGGGCCGGTCGACGCGATCCACACCCGCATCGGCGCCGCCGACGACCTGGCCAACGCGCAGTCGACCTTCATGCTCGAGATGACCGAGGCCGCGGCCATCGTGCACACCGCCACCGAGCACAGCCTGGTGCTGATGGACGAGATCGGCCGCGGCACCAGCACCTTCGACGGCCTGGCGCTGGCCGCGGCCATCGCCAGCCAGCTGCACGACCGCAACCGCAGCTTCACGCTGTTCGCGACGCACTACTTCGAGCTCACCGAGTTCCCGGCCGAGCACGAGCGCGCGCTGAACCTGCACGTCGGTGCCGTCGAGAGCGGGCACGACATCGTCTTCCTGCACCAGATCGAACCCGGCCCGGCCAGCCGCAGCTACGGCGTGCAGGTCGCGCGCCTGGCCGGCATGCCGGCGGCGGTGATCCGCCAGGCGCGTGCGACGCTGGAGGCGCTGGAAGCCAAGGCCCAGGCCGGCCATGCCCAGGTCGACCTGTTCGCGCCGCCGCCGGCCGCCGCAGCGCCCGAGCCTTCGGCGGTGGAAGCGGCGCTGGCCGGGATCGACCCCGACCGCCTGGCGCCGCGCGAGGCGCTGGACGCGCTCTACAAGCTCAAGGCCTTGCTCGGCTGA
- a CDS encoding inositol monophosphatase family protein, producing the protein MSTAIHPMLNIAVKAARAAGSIINRAALDLDVLKVGSKGPNDFVTEVDRAAEQAIIDTLLDAYPGHGILAEESGREHGSRDSEFVWIIDPLDGTTNFLHGFPVYAVSIALAHRGVVQQAVVYDPTRNDLFYASRGRGAFLNDRRLRVSKRTRLSDSLVGTGFPFRKGDNFKRYVKMFEEVMQSCAGLRRPGAAALDLCYVAAGYYDGFFETGLSPWDIAAGSLMITEAGGLIGNFTGEADFLYQREVVAGNPKVYGQLVQVLAPYTRIIKEPEAAPAAADAQPDATDAFVAAVTPAPAAPAEKKRPTRIRKVDLAKPGDAPV; encoded by the coding sequence ATGTCGACCGCGATCCATCCCATGCTCAACATCGCCGTGAAGGCGGCCCGCGCGGCAGGTTCCATCATCAACCGGGCGGCGCTGGATCTGGACGTGCTGAAGGTCGGCAGCAAGGGCCCCAACGACTTCGTCACCGAGGTCGACCGCGCGGCCGAGCAGGCCATCATCGACACGCTGCTGGACGCCTACCCGGGCCACGGCATCCTGGCCGAGGAGTCGGGCCGCGAACACGGCTCGCGCGACAGCGAGTTCGTCTGGATCATCGACCCGCTGGACGGCACGACCAACTTCCTGCACGGCTTCCCGGTCTACGCGGTGTCGATCGCGTTGGCCCACCGCGGCGTGGTGCAGCAGGCCGTCGTCTACGACCCGACGCGCAACGACCTCTTCTACGCCTCGCGCGGCCGCGGCGCCTTCCTCAACGACCGTCGTCTGCGGGTCTCCAAGCGCACGCGGCTGTCGGACTCGCTCGTCGGCACCGGCTTCCCGTTCCGCAAGGGCGACAACTTCAAGCGCTACGTGAAGATGTTCGAGGAGGTGATGCAGAGCTGCGCCGGCCTGCGCCGCCCGGGCGCCGCCGCGCTGGACCTGTGCTACGTCGCCGCAGGCTACTACGACGGCTTCTTCGAGACCGGTCTGAGCCCCTGGGACATCGCCGCAGGCTCGCTAATGATCACCGAGGCCGGCGGCCTGATCGGCAACTTCACCGGCGAAGCCGACTTCCTGTATCAGCGCGAAGTCGTCGCCGGCAACCCGAAGGTCTACGGCCAGCTGGTGCAGGTCCTGGCGCCGTACACCCGCATCATCAAGGAACCCGAGGCCGCGCCGGCCGCCGCCGACGCGCAGCCCGACGCGACCGACGCCTTCGTCGCCGCCGTCACGCCGGCACCGGCCGCCCCGGCCGAGAAGAAGCGCCCGACGCGCATCCGCAAGGTCGACCTGGCCAAGCCGGGCGACGCCCCGGTCTGA